The genomic region CTACAAACATATTGCTAATTGAGAGATGAATTACAATAAGATCACAGCGATACACTTAGACACAACAAGGACGTACAAATGGTAAGAAAGTACATGTGCTTCCAAAGATTCAACGAGTCCTATACATCACTTAAAACCAAACATAAAGTACAATTATATCAAAATAGAcacaaatatattattataaaacacgTTTCAAATGGCATCCCATTTGTTTAGAAGAACAGAACATACACCATTTCTTATCAAAATAACATCTTCTTACCCAACATATAATCCCCAAATTCCACTCCATAtttgttgtgctgttttttttttttactgtaatctCTATTAAGGCAACAATAGGACAGCACCACAGATGCAACCACTGGAGTCACGGGTACAGTAGGTAGGATCTAAGGCCACAAACACCCTCCCATAGACgttacaaatatattttcaagAAGACAAACAACAGTCAAAAGTTGCAGGTTATGATCCAAAATGTCCGTCCTGAGCAGTAGTAGGAAACTTAAAAAGTGATGTATAATGATTCATAAGCCATCAATGATTAGGTCTGGCCTTTAATATTATAAAacttaattaatttaatgtatttcttttaaaataacagtatCATAAATACTTACCACAGCAATATACCAGTCTTCCCATCAAAGACTTCCACAGTGACTCATTGCAAAACCGccaaaaaaatgttctttgcaTAGTTAATAGATTCTTCTAAAAGTAAATGCATAGAAAACTAAATCAAGGGTGTAAAAGATGGTATTTAGCATTATGTGAGGAAAGTCTGTCATGTGCTAACAGAACAAAGTGCAAAATCTATACACAGAGAATGTTTTGTGGCCAACACATGATCGTTGATAGCCTTCCCAAGCAGCTTTCATACTTTTCTGATGGCACTCGCTACCAAGGCTTCTCGCCTGGTGGTAACAAATGcctgttgtttttcataataGGCTGCCTCATTAATAAAAGTGGGATAGACGGTGCCCGAGCCATGGTAGCGGATGGTCTTTCCATCAAACGTTTGGAACATAGGGTCACCGGGGTTCAGCGGCTCCCAGTCACAGTCCTGAAACAACAAGCAATAACCACGGGGGAAAGTAACTTGAGTACGTTGCTCGGACTAAAATAATATCTCCTCACATTCACCAAAGAGGtctcatttcctctttcatAATAACTCATGTTTACAGGTTCAACAGGTCAGTACTATGGGGGGTGAAGGCAGCCGGAACTCTGActattcaacctttatttaagATTCTTTCTCAGGGTGcagccaggttggctcagtggtagagcaggcacacgtGAACCGAGAGGGTTATGTcttgatgcagaggtccagggttccaATCTGACCTGTTACAATATCCATGTCTTGCCCCTTTCtcacctgtcctgtcaaaaactgaagttggaaaagcacaaaatataatcttaaaaaaaaagattgttttttttgggggggcattttaggcctttattttgacaggacagctgaagacatgaaaggggaaagagcaGCAGGTTGGAGACAAACCAACGGCCGCGGCATCAAGAAGTCTATATATGGGCGTGCGCCGTACCAAATCTTTACCTGCAGATTGGGGTGCACCATGGCAATGATGTTTCCATTGGCATCCCTGGGGTAGTCAATCCTCTCCAAGACCCGGAAAGCTTCCACTGTACAGGGAGGGAACTCCATGCCTGAACaggacacagaaaacaacaatactGTAAGCATCCTGGAAAATCaggttttccaaaaaaaaaggacactGATGGAATATGCGTCTTAATAATGTATCAAAATACACAAtgctttttaagattatttttggaggcttttccctttattcgACAGCAACAGTGGATAGACAGTacagggggagagaaagagaggggatgacatgcagcaaagggccgcgggtcggaTTCGAACCTGGGCCGCTGTAAAGGACTCATCCGACATTACAAGCGAACGCTcgtactgggtgagctagaggatACCCCAAACCACACAATTTTGTCCCAAAAACAGCAAACGGCAATCTGAATCTGGATATAATTCtggctaaaaacaacaaagagaaagGGATAAAACTAACCAAACTCCTTCCCGCTGTAATCCCAGATAAGAATGTCCGTTTCAACTGATTTAAAAGAGGAATCAAGGTTCCCCCCGGGATCCTGGCTAGAAACCCCCCACTGAAATTCTGTGTAATTTCATTGctgtacaatatttaaaaatgtattacttgaCAACTGAAACTTCTTTGCAATTTCATTGCTgtgcaatttaaaatatttaatcatttaatttcttaaCTGTGCAATACCAATACCTGTGCAATTTCAGGTCAAAATTAACCAggtcgggtcaaattgaccagttttccCACAGTATGTCATTGTTCTTTTtgattccccaaaataacatgattgattccaaatactatttcaaaaacacttgcttttgtttttacatgctataaaattgaataagatgccccaaaattaatgaaagtagagatttatacttggcaaagagcgttgggtggaatcaatcacgtTCTTTTGAggagttaaaaagaacattgatataggaaaacgggacaatttgacccgaggaccacATGAGGGATGTAGTACTCTTGTAAAGTCTGTTGAACAAGAAGCTGGAAGGTTCCACACAGTGCCAAAGTGGTCTTTTTTAATATCGGGAACAAGATGTGCAGTGCTTTTTCACAGAGCTTGGACATTAGGAAGGAGCTTTACCACTGAGATTAAGACCTCTAAGCTGTATTGATATGCAAGTGGCAGCACAGagcaaaaaaaaggacaactgTTCCAAAAGTCTCCTCACTGGATCTCAGTGATTGTTATTCTACAGAGCAAGTTATTTTCAACTGTAAAAGCAATTCAATCTCTTCTGGCTAAACGAGTTGTTTCTTCATGCTGCTCAGCTTCAAAGCGCAGGAACACCGATCCATCACGGCGCCGGGGCATTCATCAGCACCAGTGCGGCCCCACGACAGAACATTACCACACCATTGGCAGCCAGACTCTTAACAACAAGCAGGCCATTCAACAGACCGCAGCGCACCCTCGGCACAGACAGCTTGTTTACgtaaaagaggaaggaaaaactGCCTCGCGCCTAAGCACTGCAAACCCTGTTCCGTGCCTTTCAGATGCTGATCTATTTAGATATCCTTGTGATCTCGGAGTGTAGGTAGGTACATCGGCATGAATCCCGGGTGGGTGACACCCATGGGCGTTTTGTCCCAAAAACAGGACAAACTGACAAACAGGAAGACTGACAGACTCTTAGAAGACTCTTATATTGTTAGATAACACATATGAATCACAGTTAATCAGAACTTTAGGGACACTTTAATGCACCATAACATTTCCGGCAAACCTTAAGAATCACGTCTGCCTTAATCTCGACTGCTTTGGCGGAATCCTTTCAAATCTTTGGACATGTTGATGAATGCCATGTAAATGTGGTGCGTTACAGATTAGAATTCTACGCTGCTATGGCGTGCCTGCCATCCTGTACCTTCATTAAAGAGTTCGATGAAGTCCAGGGCATGTTTCAGGATTACCCTCATAGCTTCAAAGATGTTGCTCCTCAAAACACCTTGAGGCTGAGGACCCACTTCCAGACCTGCAATGAAATAATCAGAAGCCACATAGGAAAGGTTAAACTATTCTCTACCTACCGAGGGAATGACTCGGGAATGTTTGAATTATTGTCCATTGTCCAGAGAGCAATTTGGCTGGACTTGAGAGACTCACCAACGGGGTGCTTGGCAACAGAGCGTGAAGTGGAATATTGCAAAAGAGGATGTTCAGTCAGCAGAACGAGACAACTGGCTGGAGCGATGGCTTTCTACAACACAAAAGCAAGATCTCAGCTGCAGATCAAAACACaccttaaaaggagaattccggtcgattttaacatgtagctctgttttacttattttttcatttgtagtgctgtcagtagcgagacaaatgaaaccaatcggcGCCGTCTACacagagttatcctcctgctagagtaaACACCCAACAGGTTTAACAGGGCAAgttctaaatgtgtttttagcctccaAACacgctcaaaatgtcattaccagtgtctacccatgtgcagttacTCATTCTAAGAGatcacagtgaatctgactgcagtggATGGGACAGAGAGGCATAAACGTTGTGACAATCGGCTAATGTGGACTTCAAGATTTCGTCAAGATTTCCACAACTTTTaggcctttctgtcacatcaaCTGCAGttaaattcactgtgttcactcggaaggaatcccTGCACATGGCTAgacactggtaatgacattttgggCGTGTTAAGCGGCTTAAATAAGTtcaaaacttgccctgtttgaaaTTGTTGGGCGc from Etheostoma cragini isolate CJK2018 chromosome 13, CSU_Ecrag_1.0, whole genome shotgun sequence harbors:
- the aspa gene encoding aspartoacylase, producing the protein MSSCLNEARRVAIFGGTHGNEMSGVTLVNLWVKNSAEIQRKGVETKPFITNPKAVEKCTRYVDTDLNRAFTPENLSAPGGDDLPYEVQRAQEINRLFGPKESPDAYDVIFDLHNTTSNMGCTLILESSKDHFNLQMMHYIKKAIAPASCLVLLTEHPLLQYSTSRSVAKHPVGLEVGPQPQGVLRSNIFEAMRVILKHALDFIELFNEGMEFPPCTVEAFRVLERIDYPRDANGNIIAMVHPNLQDCDWEPLNPGDPMFQTFDGKTIRYHGSGTVYPTFINEAAYYEKQQAFVTTRREALVASAIRKV